Proteins from a single region of Argopecten irradians isolate NY chromosome 7, Ai_NY, whole genome shotgun sequence:
- the LOC138327775 gene encoding uncharacterized protein, producing the protein MQNQLFKQLGPEAKKDWPFVGDVVCVQLMGEGVFHVPYLQDASYYGLGGVIVKEARSPLEKLRRRVPGAMAVGRLRDFVQKDNSKFQVEDMKPTKEENSTINQSYVFSESDMKNGVKKAVNVEVTGCFKESFPNLPDVNSLAVDFPDKGFHHLTKFYLIHTVYYAKSVSIEVTIGNQKDKYTVKETIPLGFKLRKYNFGTDGKLSKFKDLSERNWSVTWIEKSKIRTPMDRLPKVPAEKQSESEDSDGYFTLPGACAATRDS; encoded by the exons ATGCAGAACCAGTTGTTCAAGCAATTGGGGCCAGAAGCTAAAAAGGACTGGCCATTTGTGGGCGATGTCGTCTGCGTACAATTGATGG GTGAGGGAGTGTTCCATGTGCCATATCTCCAAGACGCTTCATACTATGGCCTTGGCGGAGTAATCGTGAAGGAAGCCAGGTCGCCATTAGAAAAGCTTCGTCGGCGCGTTCCTGGAGCAATGGCGGTAGGTCGCCTGCGCGACTTTGTTCAGAAGGACAACTCCAAATTTCAGGTCGAAGATATGAAGCCAACGAAAGAAGAAAACTCAACCATCAATCAGAGTTATGTTTTCTCGGAGTCAGACATGAAAAATGGAGTGAAAAAGGCGGTAAATGTTGAAGTTACTGGTTGTTTTAAAGAATCATTCCCCAATCTTCCGGACGTCAACTCTCTTGCAGTAGATTTTCCTGATAAAG GGTTTCATCACCTAACCAAATTTTACCTCATCCATACTGTATACTATGCCAAATCAGTGAGTATAGAAGTGACCATAGGCAATCAGAAAGACAAGTATACTGTAAAAGAAACTATTCCATTGGGATTCAAACTGCGGAAATACAACTTTGGAACGGACGGTAAACTTTCCAAGTTCAAGGACTTATCAGAACGGAACTGGTCAGTTACGTggatagaaaaatctaaaataagAACTCCTATGGATCGCCTTCCAAAAGTACCAGCGGAAAAACAAAGCGAAAGCGAAG ATTCTGATGGTTACTTCACACTCCCGGGCGCATGTGCAGCAACTCGTGACAGCTGA
- the LOC138327774 gene encoding uncharacterized protein, which produces MARHLTMKKSIFQKLESADANLAWDLVGSEVVKLFAGEHLIPIPSFSSKRSPCAPGFVALRKERTFKEWVLRRPQNFLLTEFLWDFHPSWDDKQLILHSSSKLEDTEVNFVYERSLTCNGKSKTIRVVLKGKEKSSLDEMPGEMTIDLENFEDSYFDDLDIFLVDTVYSCDSGFLEVTVDEDTSQIEFSARFPIGFKLLKLDTGYGTFPRKIRKIKPVNAGKWKGMWLDRTHYKHALHQIMPNQNKYGGAAGDVLGLHNTPFNMNH; this is translated from the exons ATGGCCCGACATCTGACAATGAAAAAGAGTATTTTCCAAAAACTAGAGTCGGCTGATGCAAACCTCGCATGGGATCTGGTTGGCAGTGAAGTCGTCAAATTATTTGCAG GAGAACACCTCATCCCGATTCCATCATTCAGCAGCAAGCGCTCACCTTGCGCCCCGGGATTTGTGGCGCTTCGGAAAGAGCGCACATTTAAGGAATGGGTGTTAAGACGACCCCAGAACTTCCTGTTAACCGAGTTTTTGTGGGACTTCCATCCCTCGTGGGACGATAAACAACTTATTCTGCACTCAAGCTCGAAGTTAGAAGATACGGAGGTTAACTTTGTGTACGAAAGATCTTTGACGTGCAATGGTAAGAGCAAGACAATCCGTGTGGTGCTAAAAGGCAAGGAGAAATCATCACTGGACGAAATGCCAGGGGAAATGACCATCGACCTCGAAAATTTCG AGGATTCCTATTTcgatgaccttgacattttcCTGGTGGATACCGTGTACTCGTGTGACTCCGGCTTCCTGGAAGTGACGGTTGATGAAGACACGTCACAAATAGAGTTCTCGGCCAGGTTCCCGATAGGTTTCAAACTTCTGAAGCTGGATACCGGATACGGGACATTTCCGAGGAAGATCAGAAAGATAAAACCTGTTAATGCCGGGAAATGGAAGGGAATGTGGCTGGATCGGACTCATTACAAACACGCTCTTCATCAGATCATGCCAAACCAAAACAAATACG GTGGTGCCGCAGGCGATGTATTGGGATTACACAACACACCATTCAACATGAACCACTAA
- the LOC138327773 gene encoding transient-receptor-potential-like protein isoform X1, producing the protein MTRSSVKRRSSHRSSKIRPITMPLEPLKEFQGMDTAERIFLEAVERGDKHTVIRCLQGANSVNVNCTNMLGRSAIQIAVDNENVELVEVLLQQDGVRIGDALLYAIREGVYKIVEMLIDHPSITLEMLGSDWSKGRRPGEESSDYSQDISPIILASHCNQFEILQLLILRGAEIKQPHQLSCSCKICQEHVHEDSLRHSLLRINTYKALASPAWISLTSPDPILTAFRLSWVLQKLALRENEFKDTYMHLSEQCKKYACDLIDQCRTSEEVIAVLNKESDEEEADHKQYGLVDNNKLTLARLKLALKYEQKQFVAHPHCQQLLTSIWYEGLPGWRKRNGVTKFLLCIGLILLVPFMAVYYLIFPRSKIGQLLRSPFMKFLYHSASFGVFLFLLVCVSTEISGDSNRERFRGPPPSQLEWLIVFWVTGFVWQEVKQLWEEGLKAYIRQWWNWLDFIMLSLYLATFSLRLVAYILIKSDNYGPREMTRSDWPPFDPTLISESLFAVANVFSFSRIIYLFQANQHLGPMQISLGCMLIDIAKFLFIFFLVLTSFACGLNQLYWYYNGSRSEGDPDSFYTLGESYITLYWSLFGLTALKDIKIPHGQYFTELMGMLLFMAYHGMASIVLINMLIAMMSNSYQNIENHADMEWKFCRSKLWMGYFDEGSTLPAPFNLIVSPKSIYYFLRSCHTFLCKCFRSRRYKKRRTSSHKNRPISSHVHGTTEHESRFPGVALDNLPVFTTGESGSGLQRMVKQSRSAFNGEPFGIPPSYSQLIYQDVMRRLVSRYIHQTKKQRQQDGVNEDDLLEIKQDISSLRYELREDRKREIARGENHFENLKHEILSVVKGRTSNGGHHYGNPGSCQDIDRQEAGGSNLSVTDIQHLKQDLISSLRQELRDAVSEMSGYSHTGQIIPGNLAMTLPPTEPELYHTHLYTQL; encoded by the exons ATGACCCGGTCCTCTGTGAAAAGACGAAGCTCACATCGCTCCTCTAAGATCCGGCCCATTACCATGCCGCTGGAACCACTCAAGGAGTTCCAGGGTATGGACACGGCGGAGCGGATCTTCCTGGAGGCGGTGGAAAGAGGAGATAAACATACCGTTATCCGCTGTCTCCAGGGTGCTAACTCTGTCAATGTAAACTGTACCAACATGCTTGGCCGGTCTGCAATCCAGATAGCCGTTGACAACGAAAATGTGGAACTCGTGGAAGTTCTACTCCAGCAAGATGGAGTTCGCATTGGAGACGCATTACTGTATGCTATCCGAGAAGGTGTGTATAAGATTGTAGAAATGCTGATAGACCATCCGTCCATCACTTTGGAGATGCTTGGTTCAGACTGGTCAAAGGGTCGACGTCCTGGTGAGGAGAGTTCCGATTATTCCCAGGACATCTCGCCTATCATCCTTGCGTCACACTGCAATCAGTTCGAAATACTACAGCTGCTGATCTTACGGGGAGCTGAGATCAAACAGCCGCACCAACTCTCTTGTTCTTGTAAAATTTGTCAGGAACATGTACATGAAGACAGTTTACGTCATTCATTGTTGCGGATTAACACATATAAGGCTCTTGCCAGCCCAGCTTGGATCTCATTAACGAGCCCGGACCCGATTCTCACGGCTTTCCGTCTTTCGTGGGTGCTACAGAAACTTGCCTTACGAGAGAATGAATTCAAGGACACATACATGCACCTGAGTGAACAGTGTAAGAAGTATGCGTGTGATCTCATTGACCAGTGTCGCACGAGTGAGGAGGTGATCGCCGTTCTGAACAAGGAGAGTGACGAAGAGGAAgcagatcataaacagtatggACTAGTAGACAACAATAAACTCACACTGGCTAGGTTAAAACTGGCCCTCAAATACGAACAAAAACAG TTTGTAGCCCATCCACATTGCCAGCAACTGCTAACGTCTATTTGGTACGAAGGTCTACCAGGCTGGAGAAAAAGAAATGGCGTCACAAAGTTCCTGTTGTGTATAGGACTTATCCTACTAGTTCCTTTCATGGCTGTATATTATCTGATCTTCCCGCGAAGTAAAATTGGTCAACTCCTCCGCAGTCCATTCATGAAATTTCTATATCACAGCGCTTCATTCGGAGTGTTTCTATTTTTACTAGTGTGTGTATCCACAGAAATCAGTGGAGATTCGAATAGAGAACGTTTCCGGGGACCTCCCCCGTCACAACTGGAATGGCTGATTGTGTTTTGGGTCACAG GATTTGTATGGCAGGAAGTGAAACAACTGTGGGAAGAGGGACTAAAAGCCTACATTCGACAATGGTGGAACTGGCTGGATTTTATAATGCTGTCACTATATCTGGCCACGTTCTCGTTGCGCTTGGTGGCCTACATCCTTATAAAGTCAGACAATTACGGTCCCAGAGAAATGACGAGAAGTGACTGGCCTCCCTTCGACCCAACTCTCATATCAGAGAGTTTGTTTGCTGTAGCGAACGTGTTCAGTTTCTCCCGGATTATCTACCTGTTCCAGGCCAACCAACATCTCGGACCGATGCAAATTTCTCTTGGATGTATGCTTATAGACATTGCCAAGTTTCTCTTCATCTTCTTTCTAGTCCTCACTTCCTTTGCCTGTGGCCTGAACCAGCTGTACTGGTACTATAACGGCAGCCGATCAGAGGGAGACCCAGACTCCTTCTACAC GCTAGGCGAATCCTATATCACGCTCTACTGGTCACTTTTCGGACTGACTGCCCTCAAGGACATTAAGATCCCCCATGGCCAATACTTCACTGAACTGATGGGGATGTTACTATTTATGGCATATCACGGCATGGCCTCTATAGTCCTCATAAACATGCTGATAGCTATGATGTCAAACTCATATCAAAATATAGAG AACCACGCCGACATGGAGTGGAAGTTCTGCCGCTCCAAGCTGTGGATGGGTTACTTTGACGAAGGATCTACATTGCCTGCTCCCTTTAACCTGATCGTCAGTCCAAAGTCAATCTACTACTTTCTCAGGTCCTGTCACACGTTCTTGTGCAAATGTTTCCGCTCACGTCGGTACAAGAAACGTCGGACGTCATCACACAAGAACAGG CCGATATCGTCACACGTGCATGGTACTACAGAGCATGAGTCAAGGTTTCCGGGTGTAGCCTTAGACAATCTACCGGTATTTACG ACCGGCGAGAGTGGTTCTGGACTGCAACGAATGGTCAAACAGTCT AGATCTGCCTTTAACGGAGAACCATTCGGAATCCCTCCATCTTATTCACAGTTGATATACCAG GACGTAATGAGACGACTGGTCAGTAGGTACATTCACCAAACAAAGAAACAGCGACAACAGGATGGGGTGAACGAGGACGACCTGCTGGAAATTAAACAGGATATCTCTAGTCTGAG GTACGAGCTGAGAGAAGATCGAAAACGAGAAATAGCCCGTGGAGAAAATCACTTCGAAAACTTGAAGCACGAGATCTTGTCAGTTGTCAAGGGGCGTACATCTAACGGAGGTCATCACTATGGAAACCCGGGTAGTTGTCAGGACATTGACCGCCAGGAGGCAGGAGGGTCAAATTTGTCAGTCACAGATATACAGCACCTGAAGCAGGACCTGATCAGCAGTCTACGTCAGGAACTAAGGGACGCCGTGTCGGAAATGTCCGGATACAGCCATACAGGACAAATTATACCGGGGAATTTAGCCATGACGTTACCACCGACCGAGCCGGAACTGTACCACACACATCTCTATACACAGTTATGA
- the LOC138327773 gene encoding transient-receptor-potential-like protein isoform X2 — protein MTRSSVKRRSSHRSSKIRPITMPLEPLKEFQGMDTAERIFLEAVERGDKHTVIRCLQGANSVNVNCTNMLGRSAIQIAVDNENVELVEVLLQQDGVRIGDALLYAIREGVYKIVEMLIDHPSITLEMLGSDWSKGRRPGEESSDYSQDISPIILASHCNQFEILQLLILRGAEIKQPHQLSCSCKICQEHVHEDSLRHSLLRINTYKALASPAWISLTSPDPILTAFRLSWVLQKLALRENEFKDTYMHLSEQCKKYACDLIDQCRTSEEVIAVLNKESDEEEADHKQYGLVDNNKLTLARLKLALKYEQKQFVAHPHCQQLLTSIWYEGLPGWRKRNGVTKFLLCIGLILLVPFMAVYYLIFPRSKIGQLLRSPFMKFLYHSASFGVFLFLLVCVSTEISGDSNRERFRGPPPSQLEWLIVFWVTGFVWQEVKQLWEEGLKAYIRQWWNWLDFIMLSLYLATFSLRLVAYILIKSDNYGPREMTRSDWPPFDPTLISESLFAVANVFSFSRIIYLFQANQHLGPMQISLGCMLIDIAKFLFIFFLVLTSFACGLNQLYWYYNGSRSEGDPDSFYTLGESYITLYWSLFGLTALKDIKIPHGQYFTELMGMLLFMAYHGMASIVLINMLIAMMSNSYQNIENHADMEWKFCRSKLWMGYFDEGSTLPAPFNLIVSPKSIYYFLRSCHTFLCKCFRSRRYKKRRTSSHKNRTGESGSGLQRMVKQSRSAFNGEPFGIPPSYSQLIYQDVMRRLVSRYIHQTKKQRQQDGVNEDDLLEIKQDISSLRYELREDRKREIARGENHFENLKHEILSVVKGRTSNGGHHYGNPGSCQDIDRQEAGGSNLSVTDIQHLKQDLISSLRQELRDAVSEMSGYSHTGQIIPGNLAMTLPPTEPELYHTHLYTQL, from the exons ATGACCCGGTCCTCTGTGAAAAGACGAAGCTCACATCGCTCCTCTAAGATCCGGCCCATTACCATGCCGCTGGAACCACTCAAGGAGTTCCAGGGTATGGACACGGCGGAGCGGATCTTCCTGGAGGCGGTGGAAAGAGGAGATAAACATACCGTTATCCGCTGTCTCCAGGGTGCTAACTCTGTCAATGTAAACTGTACCAACATGCTTGGCCGGTCTGCAATCCAGATAGCCGTTGACAACGAAAATGTGGAACTCGTGGAAGTTCTACTCCAGCAAGATGGAGTTCGCATTGGAGACGCATTACTGTATGCTATCCGAGAAGGTGTGTATAAGATTGTAGAAATGCTGATAGACCATCCGTCCATCACTTTGGAGATGCTTGGTTCAGACTGGTCAAAGGGTCGACGTCCTGGTGAGGAGAGTTCCGATTATTCCCAGGACATCTCGCCTATCATCCTTGCGTCACACTGCAATCAGTTCGAAATACTACAGCTGCTGATCTTACGGGGAGCTGAGATCAAACAGCCGCACCAACTCTCTTGTTCTTGTAAAATTTGTCAGGAACATGTACATGAAGACAGTTTACGTCATTCATTGTTGCGGATTAACACATATAAGGCTCTTGCCAGCCCAGCTTGGATCTCATTAACGAGCCCGGACCCGATTCTCACGGCTTTCCGTCTTTCGTGGGTGCTACAGAAACTTGCCTTACGAGAGAATGAATTCAAGGACACATACATGCACCTGAGTGAACAGTGTAAGAAGTATGCGTGTGATCTCATTGACCAGTGTCGCACGAGTGAGGAGGTGATCGCCGTTCTGAACAAGGAGAGTGACGAAGAGGAAgcagatcataaacagtatggACTAGTAGACAACAATAAACTCACACTGGCTAGGTTAAAACTGGCCCTCAAATACGAACAAAAACAG TTTGTAGCCCATCCACATTGCCAGCAACTGCTAACGTCTATTTGGTACGAAGGTCTACCAGGCTGGAGAAAAAGAAATGGCGTCACAAAGTTCCTGTTGTGTATAGGACTTATCCTACTAGTTCCTTTCATGGCTGTATATTATCTGATCTTCCCGCGAAGTAAAATTGGTCAACTCCTCCGCAGTCCATTCATGAAATTTCTATATCACAGCGCTTCATTCGGAGTGTTTCTATTTTTACTAGTGTGTGTATCCACAGAAATCAGTGGAGATTCGAATAGAGAACGTTTCCGGGGACCTCCCCCGTCACAACTGGAATGGCTGATTGTGTTTTGGGTCACAG GATTTGTATGGCAGGAAGTGAAACAACTGTGGGAAGAGGGACTAAAAGCCTACATTCGACAATGGTGGAACTGGCTGGATTTTATAATGCTGTCACTATATCTGGCCACGTTCTCGTTGCGCTTGGTGGCCTACATCCTTATAAAGTCAGACAATTACGGTCCCAGAGAAATGACGAGAAGTGACTGGCCTCCCTTCGACCCAACTCTCATATCAGAGAGTTTGTTTGCTGTAGCGAACGTGTTCAGTTTCTCCCGGATTATCTACCTGTTCCAGGCCAACCAACATCTCGGACCGATGCAAATTTCTCTTGGATGTATGCTTATAGACATTGCCAAGTTTCTCTTCATCTTCTTTCTAGTCCTCACTTCCTTTGCCTGTGGCCTGAACCAGCTGTACTGGTACTATAACGGCAGCCGATCAGAGGGAGACCCAGACTCCTTCTACAC GCTAGGCGAATCCTATATCACGCTCTACTGGTCACTTTTCGGACTGACTGCCCTCAAGGACATTAAGATCCCCCATGGCCAATACTTCACTGAACTGATGGGGATGTTACTATTTATGGCATATCACGGCATGGCCTCTATAGTCCTCATAAACATGCTGATAGCTATGATGTCAAACTCATATCAAAATATAGAG AACCACGCCGACATGGAGTGGAAGTTCTGCCGCTCCAAGCTGTGGATGGGTTACTTTGACGAAGGATCTACATTGCCTGCTCCCTTTAACCTGATCGTCAGTCCAAAGTCAATCTACTACTTTCTCAGGTCCTGTCACACGTTCTTGTGCAAATGTTTCCGCTCACGTCGGTACAAGAAACGTCGGACGTCATCACACAAGAACAGG ACCGGCGAGAGTGGTTCTGGACTGCAACGAATGGTCAAACAGTCT AGATCTGCCTTTAACGGAGAACCATTCGGAATCCCTCCATCTTATTCACAGTTGATATACCAG GACGTAATGAGACGACTGGTCAGTAGGTACATTCACCAAACAAAGAAACAGCGACAACAGGATGGGGTGAACGAGGACGACCTGCTGGAAATTAAACAGGATATCTCTAGTCTGAG GTACGAGCTGAGAGAAGATCGAAAACGAGAAATAGCCCGTGGAGAAAATCACTTCGAAAACTTGAAGCACGAGATCTTGTCAGTTGTCAAGGGGCGTACATCTAACGGAGGTCATCACTATGGAAACCCGGGTAGTTGTCAGGACATTGACCGCCAGGAGGCAGGAGGGTCAAATTTGTCAGTCACAGATATACAGCACCTGAAGCAGGACCTGATCAGCAGTCTACGTCAGGAACTAAGGGACGCCGTGTCGGAAATGTCCGGATACAGCCATACAGGACAAATTATACCGGGGAATTTAGCCATGACGTTACCACCGACCGAGCCGGAACTGTACCACACACATCTCTATACACAGTTATGA